DNA from Thunnus maccoyii chromosome 21, fThuMac1.1, whole genome shotgun sequence:
GTTTGCATTCAACATGTGGAATTCTGGTGGAAAAGATGAAGTTTTTTACGAGTGTGTTTTTGAAACTGCcttttttgcaagtttcaaGCAAAGGACCAAATTCTTAAGCAAACTTTTTTTCTAATACATGTATGCATACACGCATGCAGCACGGTTGCTCAGCGGTTAGCACTGCTGCCTCAGAGCAACCCAGCCGTGGGTTTCCACTGGAAgctctggtttcctcccaccatcaaagacatgtatgtcAGGGTTCATACTCTTTTACTCTCTACAGAACTGGAGATGGTCTTCGTACGCTGCACTGCGGCTGCTCACCGGAcaaatttcatgtcaatgtatgtgagtgctgagaaatgacaataaagaaatcttaaTCTAATATATCGTTACTAACTGCATTATGAACAACAACGCCAACAATAAACCAGTGAAGACTGAACAATAACATTATAACAGACAGATCTGTGAGCAGAAGAAAAGATTCATGtcaacagacaaaacagaagatGTAAATAATTTTTTGAGTAAAAGTCAAAGACTCAGTGAAAGTAGGAATATTGTTGTCAAAAAATACTCCATGACAAGCAAAAGTCCAttagtacttgagtaaatgtacgcAGGTCTTCCCGCGACTGCACAGACTCCAGAGAGCTCCTATCTTCactttttatcacattttgGTGAAACTTTATCCTCGCGACAGGTGTGCTTTTGTTGTGAAATCCTGTACCGGAAGTTTGGTGTGTTAGCTCTGCCAGCTTGTTAGCTGGCAGAGTGGTGgtccatatttttttcctaggatggcgaagttataacccgccctactctgcctctgattggctgaccctGACATTcttaccttaaccctaaccaatccTACTCCTCATGCCTGAACCTAACAAACGAAGGCAGCGAGtgctagccaatcagaggtagaggagggcgggtcatgacttccCCTTCCTAGGAAAACAAATTTGGCCTCCGACGGTCGcatctgctgtttttttaacctGGCGGACAGCGGCGATCTTTACCGACAGGAGACGACCGTTCACCGGCAGACAGCAGGTCCCTTCAGCCGCACAGAGACACAAGATGGAGCCGTGAGGAGTTTATCATCACCGGTTAGAGCTTCCAGCGGAGAGAAACGGAGAGAAAcggaaggaaaggagagaaacGGAGAGAAACGGAGCGCTTAATGAACGGCGACTGTCGAGTAGGTGCCAGCTGACGTCACACACGGACAAATAAGCTTAAAAAATCTGCGTGTTTCTCACTAAAACCGCTCTCACTTCACGGTAACACCGTTCAGGACGCGGTCACTCCATCTCGTTAATGATAACATGTCAACCTCATCATCGGCTGCTGTCTCCATCACCGTTAATGAATCACATGATTACCTGATTACCAGACGATCCGTAACACCGCGCTCCTAAAAACGCCTCAAAATGACTCCAGACCGGTTAACGTGTGTCCACACCCCCGTTAACATCCAGCCAGGCCGCTTTACATCCGTTAAAAACATGTCTTCAATTATCCATATGTGCTGTTatcagaggtggaagaagtactgagatcCTTTACTgtagtaaaaataccaatacagccACGTACAAATACTCcagtacaagtaaaagtcctgcatgaaaaactactacagtaaaagtacataagtattatgagcttgatgtagttaaagtattgcagtaaaagtacataagtattattagcttgatgtagttaaagtattgcagtaaaagtagtggtttggtccctctgatatattattatatatgacatcattagattattaatagtgaagcatcagtgttagagcagcatgttactgttgtagctgctggaggtggagctagtttacactactttatatacagttagctagtttagtccagtggttcccaacctaggggtcggggcccctccaaagggtcagcagataaatctgaggggtggtgagatgattaatgggagaggaaagaagaaaaaacaaagttctgatacacaaatctgttttcagtttttggactttttctctaatctttgatttttgctgaaatattggatcatttgaacatttatttaaatgaaagcatgtgagaagtttagagggaaaaatcactatttggtggagctgttaacaactcatagacatgtgaaatgtgaccccgactacacactgctttttgtaagacgtcaaaagccaaaaaggttggaaaccactggtttcatctttaacaatgtgttgtattttaaaagcttgttatattatccattgtgtcaaatcttcatctgaaaagtaactaaagctgtcaaataaatgtagtggagtagaaagtacaatatttccctctgaaatgtagaaagtagcatcacatggaaacactcaagtaaagtacaagtacttcaaaattgtactgaggtacagtatttgagtaaatgtacatttctctctgtcctcattACAAAGTGTGTGTTGGAGAGAAAACACCTCCTGTGGATTAACGTCCTGTTTCCTGACACACAGACTCAATGTTCAgctcagaaaatggtgaaacatgttgatcactgtttcctaaaggTAATATATGTAGGAAAATGTTTGAAGGAGACATTTGTCGATTGTTACAGGCTGAAACTTTGAGTCACTCTTTAAGGTCTAAAGATAACATACAGCAGTTTTGATGAGAATGAAAGACTCATGAAGGTCCTGACTGACAGTGTTGGTGCTCTGTTGTCGGCAGGTGGAGGTTGCTGACGGCATGTCGGAGCAGCCGGATCCTGATGATGCCGGTAAGACTCTGAACTGTTGAGGGGAAGAGTGACCAGATTTTATGTCTGTCATGATGCctccagaagaagaaacatttctGCTATCTAATATTATTGAAGTAATGTTGAAACACTCACATGGATTAATGTTTGGAAGAAATGAAATCTCATTTTTTCAacaattaacaaataaaaatagtatTAATTTAATTAGGTAAAGAGTAACTGAACACTAAGATAAGTTTTTATTGATCCCAGATGGGAAATTCATATGTTACAGCAATGCAGGAGACAAGTAAACAGATACTACTACTTTTATGTTCATCTGGAGTAATTCCAGCCTGACCAGTTCAAGGTCCTGACTGGatgctttttgctgttttcagtttcattaaaTGGGATTCAGACAATCTCACACAGACTGTGAAACAgaagctgtcagtcagtgaaaCGTTTCTAAACGTTTAAACCTGAAGATGTGAGTTTTGTTAAAGAGCCGAGGCTAAAAACAGTCTTCAAAACAATCACAAGAAGCTTTTCTGTTGAAAAAAGCTGCAGCCGGAGTTCAGTTTGGTCGACTGTGTTAATTATTACTTTATAAAGAAAGTTGATTCCGGCAACCGGCCATCAGCTGttctgttgtcatggcaacaaacAGCTTAGAGACAAGCTCAGCTGATCACCGTGGCAACCAGCCTGCAGAGATTAGttgctgaccaacacacacacattcttgttAATACTGTTATGATAATCTGAAGGGTGAGCCGTGATTCAGCAGATTTTGGGTCTGTGATGTCACTCTGTGTCATGATTAGAGatcatttaacacttttttttccaacatctTTGTTGACATTAAAGGTCACATatttgacattgtgggtgtgtgtgatgtgctgttgtgtgtagctttgtattttgtattttgtattgtgtgttctgtgttttttgctttgtaccgtttgttgttttattttttttttgttttatttgtctccctctttttttttgctgatcctaaaaatgatccgatccgtgACATACGATCTGAACCGTGAGTTttgcacccctagtgttaacatgtcagctttgtagactatattttgtatgtggttCATatagatcagagtgtgtaagtcatgtatttgatacatgcattaatactttctgatgtgaacctacacttttagatctgtgaatctTTTAGTGttcatatttctgtatactaagaaaatacacaggaaacatgtgtaaatcatgtgatatcttgtctgtttttgattgattgttgtcacaatagaacaatactataaatttgaatttcactttgttggtaaaatcacacatctgaaccagtccacggctaaaatgagctcttctttgttcaGAAACagtatgtatatgctaaatgtctgtaaagaagcagcctttacaccactcaggtttttgtttttaaaagcaaattgttttattggtatataaaattgcccccccacccctctgatttcatcagatggggacaatgatatagtttgatgcagtatgttggttttcctcctgccCTCCCCAATTatttgagtcaccagctgccactggtgtgggggttgaatgcaactcatttttgtaggatacagcagaaaggcctatatacatacagtacattatatacaaactttgtatgaagtttggtgttattatcatttattttacaataattataggtcttatatgtataattcagtagtggggatgacctatgaggggaagggaaaaaatggagtgagagtgacagtttagtgataaagtgctgcagaaaaataccatcaatactaaatttgtagctctgtactgcagtttttcctttattagggcccgagcacctagcggttcactcacactctccattcaaatatatgagtatgtttctgtgtccagctgcagttacttgttgtctctacacacctgacagtacacatgtcaatcaaactttgaccaggtcatgtgggtcaaaagtctttacttttctaaaaatagacttgatgaaaattaggaaaataatttgttttacacacaaactcatcaagaattttcaatttactaattgaaatgcaagtgaatgggcccagaacttgcatgattttgatgccacaggtgtgagcgagacagacatgtctcacacTGCAGAAAactctcatcctcacaccgttgagatttgatgtttcgccatgacagaggaagttgctataactttattgtaaatgctccagtctgcaccaaacttctcCCGGCCTGAAgacgtctacatgacaatattccatcagtgatgcaaactggctgaatagcgccccctacgaaatttcagtgaagcagccccagcagcaggcaaaatagtggacaaaggaagtgatgtttgtctccttcttgcactgtctgaaaacagccgggtctgaagacatctacatgcccgtgacagaagacCTTCGCCTGCACCGCAGCCCGACGTGTGcggaggcgcgagggcccgatcaACGCTGCTCGCAGCTTCAGTTTATCAGTTGTGTTACAGATCTTCTTATTGACAAACAGAGATTAATGCATATAGAAACCTTCAGCTTTCATCAGTAACACTCGCCCTTCTAAGGATAAGTGTCTTTGTAACCATTGGTTTAgccttttcttcattttattaataattacGTCTCAGTACATCTTTTTTCCTAATTTTTCATGATGGTAATCCCCAAATAAGTAACCTTTTCTTTACAGTATACTTTACAGATGAGTTATAGTCTTCAAGAGAGAGAGGCTCACATTTCTTCAAGTTTAAACAAAGTCCAGATGCTGCAGAGAAAGATTCTATTAATTTGATAGCACTGGGTACTAGAATTTTTTAGAAATAAGGTCTTCAGTAAGTCGACTGATTatactttctctgtctgcatgGAAATTCCTCTTAAAATGTTGTAGTCACTATTCAATAAAGAAATAGGCCgactatatttttcttcttgtcaacaaatctcatgtttggatccaaaccaacagtgaactgatCTAGTAACAAGTACTGCGTGTGtgtcaaagcctgatatatcttattccaccgttgttgtccagaaactcttaaaaacacatcagtgagtcacaccgctgcactgggtgacatgttccttcatcatgaagagtttggtcacgttagaAACGGatcatattttcagtctctggaggtCAGACATGCTTGTTGGACGGTGAAAATACCCCTCAAACCTCCTCCCCCTGCACCTATCTGATGGTGGATAAGGGGGGGGCTGTTTCATTCatgacacaactatttctgtcacttttcatatgAACAGCTGAGTACAACACTAGGACCGTCTTCATAGCGTCAAGCCTGGATtctggactgttgtgctcacaagAGACAAACTTCTTTTCCCCGCTCATGATgaagtgtgagaggaacagaagtgactctacagctgacgcatCCCTCTGGATtccaccatatttctcttttgggcgttgccatggcaatgtgcgtccatgaatttggggggcagagcttctgaaggagcacaaagggaggggtgtatttgtttgagtgtttagttcaaataccaaaagttgactctggctcaactttccagCTGCAGTCCAGCGGGGTGCCGCTGCAGTCGAAACGCACCACCTCCATTCAAATGAACCGCACCTCACCGCACCGCCTGAATTATTCTGAATATCCACTAAGAACtgtgatcctctgacttctcATCTACGACTAGTTACTGCTAAGAGAGCAAATAAGTATAGATATTGATAAGCAGTACAGGTATCCATAGTCATGATATCAGTGAACAGatcaggatgatgatgatgatgatgatgatgatgatgatgatgatgatgatgacgacaggttttctgtgtgtttgcagcctcAGAGGAGTCGGAGAGAGACATCTACATGCGCTTCATGAAGTGTCACAAGTGTTACGACATCATCCCAACCAGCTCCAAACTGGTGGTGTTTGATACCACACtgcaggtgagacagacagacagacagacagacagacagacagctgacagacagacagacagacagctgacagacagacagacagacagacagacagacagacagacagctgacagacagacagacagacagacagacagctgacagacagacagacagacagacagacagacagacagacagacagacagctgacagacagacagacagacagacagacagacagacagacagacagacagacagacagctgacagacagacagacagctgacagacagacagacagactgacagacagacagacagacagagagacagacagctgacagacagacagacagacagacagacagagagacagttcTACAGTTTGAAGGCTCCTATCAAGACACACTCAGTTATCCATATTTAATGATGTCCAGGTTAGTTTTTGCTCACAAAAGGTTTTAATGCAGTTCATGAATCATTCAGTGTGTTTGGAGAGACACAGTACAGACAGACCAACCTACAGGTCCTGTAAGTTCAAAGAACTTTGAtgcttttaaaggaaaaatacaaacagtacaTGACGtaagttttaactctttaatttaaaagaaacattaaactATTAGTAAGAGTTTAGTTCAGTATTTTAATGAATAGAAACCTGATTTAAACCAGAGTGAATACTGATTCATTATAGGAAACTTTATTGTCTATATTTGCTGAATTGTAGTGCATTCACTAAAATTAATGAACTATAAAGTAAAGTGTTCATTTCCTCTGTTGTTAGTACAGGAACCTGGTTATGAATTAACATATATGTACATGTCAGATGtcagcattattattattatttttttaatttattctttttttatgaatgttttgttgtgtttcaggtAAAGAAAGCGTTCTTTGCTCTGGTGGCAAACGGAGTGAGAGCTGCTCCACTGTGGGAGAGCAAGAAACAGAGCTTTGTAGGTAAGACTGATCTTCTCAGGCTGTTATAATATTCACAAAGACCTTGAGAGCACATCTATATTTAgcagtaacacacaaacacacaaacacacacacacacacttcatcctCACTCTGTATTTCAGCCTTCGTTTGTTGTGGAGGTCATgaatctctctctgtttcaggaATGTTGACCATCACAGACTTCATCAACATCCTGACCAGATACTATAAATCACCCATggtaacacactcacacacacacacatgtctgcACTGCATTgcctcataataataataataataataatgatttatgGTCGCCcccctctgattggctggattAAGCCATAAAATTCCAGTGACACCTGGTGGTTTGTGGAACTTGTAGCAGCTCTTTGAGACTGGAGCTGAAGAGCTACAACACTCTCACCAGTATTGATTTTATAATACTGTTGTTCAGAAGTGCCGCAGTAGATGcacatatatatgtaaacaGAAGcgcattcctgcacatgctcagtagtgtCTGCcatacacagaactactctccagagactgaaaacatcatCACTGTTTATCATCTCCACCAGTGAGGCGCATATTAACTAGTTCACAGCTTCACACTGTCTGAACACAGAGGCAGTCACTTACGCTGAagacacttttttatttttcagtttttaaggACTTCACAACCCTAAccctgctgctgtgtttctgacACTTCCACAAGAAACTTTCCTTTTACGGCCGAGAACTTATTCAAGCAGATAGAGAGGAGCTacagacattttaatttttcatgttAGTTTTTGCTCCAAAAATAAGGCTGGGAGTGGAAGAGGTAaaaatactattattattactttattacttGGTGTCAGGTGGAAATGTTCCCCACGTTTCTGACTATATCTTTACAATGTACATCGACATATTTCTCAACTATTCTCCTCTCTTCTGATCCAACTAAAGTGCGTCTACTAAGtgttatttatctttaaaagtTTCAACACTGTCAAACTGACTGAAGCTCTTTCCACACGTCATCAGTCATCAGACACAAGCGCCGACTTAACTCGAGTGAAAAACGCCTCGGTATCGTCCGCGCGTCACTACCGTGATATACATTCCCCTAGTAACGGGCTACAACATGACAAACCTCTGACATGGAGCTGCTGTTCATCAGGCTGGTAGTTCAGTTCAGTGTCATGTAGCCTGACAAGCGTCTCTGTCTTCAGGTTCAGATCTACGAGCTGGAGGAACATAAGATCGAGACGTGGAGAGGTTtgatttctctttgtttgttgaTGTGTATCAAGTTGTAAGTGTTGTGGTTTCATACATTAATAATGATTGATGTGTCCATGTTGACAGAGCTTTACCTTCAGGAGACCTTCAAACCTCTGGTCCACATCTCACCTGATGCCAGGTACGTGTGTGTTGGTATTTTTATACAGAGTTGCATTCAGGCTCTATAGTTAGAACTACTGAATAATTTATTGTCTGCTGGAAATAAACTgaggaggagacgaggagaaaAGAAGTATTGAACAAATATTCCTGTAACTCAAAAGTGATGAacctttctttctgtctctctcagtaTATTTGAAGCTGTGTACTCGCTGATAAAGAATAAGATCCATCGTCTTCCTGTCATCGATCCGGTCAGTGGCAACGCTCTCTACATCCTGACACACAAGAGGATCCTCAAGTTCCTGCAGCTGTTTGTGAGTCTTCAGCCGGTTTACATGTGACACAGCGGGGTGGGGGACAGCGGGGGGGGGCATCTGGGTTTAACACCAGTGAGCAGGCTGGTGAACTCATGTCCAGTGACAGCAGAGATGTTTGTATTGACCACAGATGAAGAATGTCTGTTCTTCAGTCTTAAAACGTAGCTTCTGTGCGACCTCCACAGTCTGGATGTGAACCTGCTGTTAAACCAGTCAGCTGTTTCAATCATCAAACTCCTGATTTCTGTCACTGTAACTTaaagaaatgcatcatttaATACAAACACATGATGCTGTATCGGATGGAGGAATGTGACTCCAGTTCCGTCTTCAGCGCCGTTCCTGTCGGCACACCGCTCAGAATGAAACACAAAGATTTAATGGAGATCTAAAAGTTAAGTTAAGtgctacaactaatgattatttcacCATCAATTAGGTCTTATAAAAAACACCCATCAGTTTGCTTCAAGGTGACGCCAACGACTTATTTGTTCTCCTGAACAACACCTGAAagattaaaaatagaaaaatagcaATTTTATGaaattgagaagctggaacaagaaaatgctttggcattttttgctattaacaattaatcagttattaaaatagttgctgattatattttctgtcgatcaattAATCTACTAAATGTTTCAGCTCTGTATGATTCTGTAAAAGAAACATAACACGAGCGCCAGGCTGACAAAGCTCCGTCCGATGTAGACACCTCATATCTAGCAGCTCCTGGTCGGTCCGCTGTCAGCACGCCGCTCACAATGAAACATGACGATTTAATGCAGATTTCTGAAAGTCAGATGGATTTGATGGAGCAGCTGATAAAAAgttcaaactgaaacatttaGTTTGTGATATGTTCAACACAGAAGTGCTGCTACAGGATGGAAATGCTTTATAAATATCACAGTAATACGCCTCCACAGCAGTAAGAGAGATTTATTTACTTCCACCTACAAATCCACATTCGTTTATAGTGAACTGGTTACGAGCCAGTTCAGGTTTAGTGTCTCTGTTTAATGTCAAGTCACTAAATAAAGtcataaatctgtgtgtgtcaggtgtgtgagATGCCCATGCCAGCCTTCATGAAGCAGACTCTGGAGGAGCTGTGTGTGGGGACGTACACCAACATCGCCTACATCCACCCCGACACGCCGCTCATCACCGCGCTGTCCGTCTTCACACACCGCCGCGTCTCCGCCCTGCCCGTCGTCGACCACAACGGTAACTGTTAACACAAATATCagagtgactgactgagtgcACAGAGAGGCCGGTGAAGgctggaggatggagggatgatggtAGTTAAGAGGATGTTTCTGTTTGCAGGTAGAGTGGTGGATATCTACTCCAAGTTTGACGTCATTGTGAGTAAATCTTCTTCATGATCAgaggtgtttgtactgtatGAGGAAACACCTATTTgagcacctgtgtgtgtgtgtgtgtgtgtgcagaaccTGGCGGCAGAGAAGACATACAACAACCTGGATGTGACGGTCACTCAGGCTCTCAGACACAGATCGCAGTACTTCGAGGGAGTCATGAAGTGCAACAAACTGGAGACACTGGAAACCATCGTGGACCGCATTGTGAAGGctgaggtaacacacacacacacaaacacacacacacacacacacacacacacacacacacacacaacatacacaaataaatgatttttaggTATTTGTTCCTTCTGCTGCTGAGaactgaggtgtgtgtgtgtgtgtgtgtgtgtgtgtgcaggttcaCAGGTTGGTTGTTGTAGATGAGGAATCTCGCATTGTTGGCATCGTCTCTCTGTCTGACATCCTGCAGGCGCTGGTCCTCACCCccgcaggtacacacacacgcacacacacacacacacacacacacacacacacacacacacacacacacacacacacacacacacaggtctctTATTATAGTTGTGATGAcactcatctgtctctctgcaggtctggGTAGGAAGGAGTCTCTCCCCTCTCAGCCAACAGCCTTGGAGCCTGGTAGAGAGACAGGCTGCGGGGACACTGATACTGCAGAGACCAGCCAgcagggggagacagagaggctgATGGAGGGGGAGACAGGTGAAGGAgagcgggaggaggaggaggcagagaggctGATGGAGGGGGAGACaggtgaaggagagagggaggaggagggggagataggtgaaggagagagggaggagggggagacagagagacaggaggagggggACACaggtgaaggagagagggaggagggggagacaggtgaaggagagagggaggaggaggaggcggagagacaggaggaggaaacaggtgaaggagagagggaggagggggagacaggtgaaggagagagggaggaggaggaggcggagagACAGGAGGGGGAGACaggtgaaggagagagggaggaggaggagacagagagacaggaggatGGGGAGacaggtgatggagagagggaggagggggagacaggtgaaggagagagggaggaggagggggagacaggtgaaggagagagggaggaggaggaggaaacaggtgaaggagagagggaggagggggagacagagagacaggaggaaggggagacaggtgaaggagagagggaggaggaggagacagagagacaggaggaaggggagacaggtgaaggagagagggaggaggaggagacagagagacaggaggaaggggagacaggtgaagaagagagggaggaggaggaggagacagagagacaggcagagggGGAGACaggtgaaggagagagggaggacggggagacagagagacaggaggaaggggagacaggtgaaggagagagggaggaggaggagacagagagacaggtggagggGGAGACaggtgaaggagagagggaggaggaggaggaggcagcgtGACATCACCATCAGCTGTTTCTCTGGACTTTGTTGCGACTCGCTGCACTCGAGTCGAGCTGctcaccacagaagaagaagaagaagggacgGGAACAGGAGTACTAACGGCAGGCTGATGTGTGATTGGCCAGAGTCCCTGCAGGGCTATGATTGGACAGCTTCTCTGGAGGTGGGAGGGGCAAACAGGTGACTGACATGTGCTTTGAGCCATGTCTCTCTGAGGATCATTTATTGTTGATCACCGTTCAAACTTTTGTTTCAAGCTTCTGAAGGAGTTTCATGTCTCTAAAATCACCATAGCAACATAAATCTAAATTACGCCAATACTGCAGAAGTGTTGAGGTAAACTTAAAAGCAGCAATGTGGCACCAATCCTGAGTATGAATTTGTtcctataaaaataaacatgaaagcagctataatcaatatctTTATAACTCCACAGCctgatctgtcagtgtgcaATGTgttagtgatgaacctacagagaattatcagtgactctgcagctcttctcggctttacggagctttgtggtgagtttcagctcattgttcactctcagcgctctcatagcatcgttttaggccgcagcaggcagctgttttcagagaaaaagctctaaaaagtcactgtacactacctgcccagcaccaaacaaacagacacagttagttgtagactagctggtgaacatagtggagcattaagcagctaaagagccagatatttccctcaggagttggtagagagtaaaaacagagctaaaagagagtgaatattggacttacattcaccaggtggacagaaacacgactccaaatgcatgataataataataatgataactgctggatgtggaaataagcaactgtttgctaacaagttcaacatgtcaacttaaaagatgatgatgtgtcagagttgagttcactacttgtttcttgtgaaaactagtggacaaaacatcagttgaTGCAGGTTtagg
Protein-coding regions in this window:
- the LOC121888531 gene encoding 5'-AMP-activated protein kinase subunit gamma-2-like; the encoded protein is MPFLEGDPGRAEKDGSRKGEAVCHSASPTRGFFHRAPFSRPSSPRSAPARTSSSKMSPSSPKTIFPYQTAAPQQDSPPKSQRRLSFSGIFRSASRESNQQPSSSPVSIKLFTRNRRDKARGTGDVKMEEKKSERGRKKERRKSEPNMEEEDRKDRGRTDTGRGKERRKSASWMMAEDRAGGQTDRRQREADRRTSRRRSEPCGILYVQLLPLSNRKRRELLQRRTGRRMSCSEDADGPTDEFGQMTRGRSEPIGPLGNNPPHPPPRQEEVSVFRLETYLTEPKRPETRRLRSFSSPPDTGQRSSSSCCQPPLPLLAPPLPVRRLVEVADGMSEQPDPDDAASEESERDIYMRFMKCHKCYDIIPTSSKLVVFDTTLQVKKAFFALVANGVRAAPLWESKKQSFVGMLTITDFINILTRYYKSPMVQIYELEEHKIETWRELYLQETFKPLVHISPDASIFEAVYSLIKNKIHRLPVIDPVSGNALYILTHKRILKFLQLFVCEMPMPAFMKQTLEELCVGTYTNIAYIHPDTPLITALSVFTHRRVSALPVVDHNGRVVDIYSKFDVINLAAEKTYNNLDVTVTQALRHRSQYFEGVMKCNKLETLETIVDRIVKAEVHRLVVVDEESRIVGIVSLSDILQALVLTPAGLGRKESLPSQPTALEPGRETGCGDTDTAETSQQGETERLMEGETGEGEREEEEAERLMEGETESLQGYDWTASLEVGGANR